One window of the Triticum dicoccoides isolate Atlit2015 ecotype Zavitan chromosome 3B, WEW_v2.0, whole genome shotgun sequence genome contains the following:
- the LOC119279014 gene encoding disease resistance protein RGA5-like isoform X4, with the protein MLQNCIVVVKRIIVSEHTVDDRFFDCEVKNLMKVSHLNVVRFLGFCSNTHREAIQFPGSADFVFVQKRERLLCFEYINNGSLDKHITDELRGLEWSVRYEIIKGILHGLRYLHMEINIIHMDLKPSNIMLDNDMVPKITDFGLSRLAKITHTSGTRFITHGYCAPEYENCGKMSKKVDMYSLGVIIIELVTGRKGDPNKTNISLCMDDDMLGINPLELRFPFELQKQMSSMVMLINKTKNYYAFNIETPGKQYRTEPNKGILSPQSEDTIQITLEIQETTPHDLPYSDNFIVQSTKVNGDFRAEDITKYMFQKEPVEVDEVNLTVVVYENEGPKEDLKIREDTKKKQKSMIESALSTDKPGVNTTHEAEAIHMEINSISYKYARGQCIKQPERLSFLTTPRLLCNQQTNMSDRAVDLVTGAMGSLHHKLDDLLKEEYNLEKSMKGEIDFLSEELRDMQLAIRKVSGVHRHNLDDDVMHWVDTVREMSYDIEDVVDGFLVHDEPPSNTSFFRGLIEHMFNHFKWGKTHNPIEDAVKDIKKQVEVVAERRKRWKVDETMANVASKITIDPRISAIYKDQKELVGIKEPSNVLIQWLSDKDGAMDVSKQQLKIVSIVGFAGLGKTTLAKAVYNQLQSQFGPKAFVPVGRNPNLKNVFEAILHGLSKESNAENLNEMQLINKIRGLLKNMRYFIVIDDIWDSPAWNLIKCALPNDDCGSCVVTTTRIRSVADDCYKHSRGYVHEMKPLNGQDSKNLFVCRMFGSPKVPEDISNDILKKCGGLPLAIISIASLLAHNQRPGWDSIRNSLVSVFEENHDDLKDMKQILDLSYMHLPHHLKTCLLDIGKYQEDQEIEKEDMLRQWTAQGFVSATRVRDAEDVAEDYFYELINMSMIQPGKMDFDEVLSCRVHDIMLDLIRSKATEENFNLLIDGPKVVRGEHKRVRRVAIYYDGEEDGGILAAINDGSLSHVRSVLLFRGCLVPSFLVLKYIRVLQLEGERGQSLDLTGIRALFLLRYLKIYCKKGLTLPRQIGELQQLETLQVEGLNELAFLPSDIFTWPRLSHISYLDGVVLPDGISGLKSLRTLRGIAFLESSVDNIKGLGELTKLRELEMFSELRICNESDKFEWDMHIDALRSSIVKLSGSLRSLTIGEGCLTLLPVHGWSSTLTPPRHLQKLNLSSCDFRRIPEWISQLRELYSLTLFVRELADSVSIVAGLPSLAYLELEVGPINLQSSKEKVIISGREFGALKHLILRCPNLSLEFKEGALPRLEKLHICFRYFMSAEFLPVGIKHLPVGTLPEIRLTMVSTEDTGKVACHIEQLKAVIRLRLKRAFELHHATADITVES; encoded by the exons ATGCTCCAAAATTGTATTGTTGTCGTGAAGAGGATAATTGTGAGTGAACACACAGTGGATGACAGGTTTTTTGATTGCGAGGTTAAAAACTTGATGAAAGTTAGCCATCTGAATGTAGTCCGCTTTCTTGGCTTCTGTTCAAATACACACCGCGAAGCAATACAATTTCCAGGATCAGCAGATTTCGTTTTCGTCCAGAAAAGAGAAAGGTTACTATGTTTCGAGTATATCAACAATGGAAGCCTTGATAAACATATTACCG ATGAATTGAGAGGGCTTGAATGGAGTGTACGGTATGAAATAATCAAGGGGATTTTACATGGTTTGCGTTACCTTCATATGGAGATTAACATTATCCATATGGACCTCAAACCTAGTAATATAATGCTAGACAATGATATGGTGCCAAAGATAACTGATTTTGGTCTATCAAGACTTGCTAAGATCACACATACCAGTGGTACCCGTTTTATAACACA TGGATACTGTGCTCCAGAATACGAGAACTGTGGGAAGATGTCAAAAAAGGTTGACATGTATAGCTTGGGAGTTATAATCATTGAACTCGTAACAGGACGTAAGGGTGATCCAAATAAGACTAAT ATCAGCCTTTGCATGGATGATGACATGCTTGGAATCAACCCGCTCGAACTAAGGTTTCCCTTCGAGCTTCAAAAGCAGATGTCATCCATGGTAATGCTAATCAACAAGACAAAGAATTACTATGCTTTCAATATCGAAACGCCAGGCAAGCAGTACCGTACAGAACCAAACAAAGGCATTCTGTCACCACAATCCGAGGATACTATCCAGATAACACTGGAAATACAAGAGACTACACCGCACGATCTGCCGTACTCCGACAATTTTATAGTGCAAAGCACAAAAGTCAATGGGGATTTTAGGGCCGAGGATATCACCAAATACATGTTCCAAAAAGAGCCAGTTGAAGTGGATGAGGTAAATTTGACGGTTGTAGTATATGAGAATGAGGGACCTAAGGAAGATCTCAAGATTCGTGAAGATACCAAG AAGAAACAAAAATCGATGATTGAATCTGCTTTGAGCACGGACAAACCTGGCGTTAACACAACTCACGAAGCAGAGGCCATTCACATG GAGATAAATTCTATCAGCTACAAATATGCACGAGGACAATGTATCAAGCAACCAGAGCGTCTTAGTTTCCTCACAACTCCTAGACTTTTGTGTAATCAGCAGACCAACATGAGCGACAGAGCCGTGGATCTTGTAACTGGGGCCATGGGCAGCCTACACCATAAGCTTGACGATCTCCTCAAGGAAGAGTACAATCTAGAGAAAAGCATGAAGGGAGAAATAGATTTTCTATCAGAAGAGCTGAGGGATATGCAGCTAGCCATCCGGAAGGTGTCGGGGGTACATCGGCACAACCTTGACGATGATGTCATGCACTGGGTTGACACTGTCAGGGAGATGTCATATGACATTGAGGATGTTGTTGATGGTTTCCTGGTACACGATGAGCCTCCATCTAACACAAGCTTCTTCAGGGGGCTCATTGAGCACATGTTCAACCACTTCAAGTGGGGCAAGACTCACAATCCAATTGAAGATGCTGTCAAAGATATCAAGAAACAAGTTGAGGTTGTGGCTGAAAGACGTAAAAGGTGGAAGGTTGATGAAACAATGGCTAATGTAGCTTCCAAAATTACCATCGACCCTCGCATTTCGGCTATATACAAAGATCAGAAAGAACTTGTTGGCATCAAAGAGCCAAGTAATGTGCTAATTCAGTGGCTTTCTGATAAGGATGGGGCTATGGACGTGTCAAAACAGCAACTCAAGATAGTCTCTATCGTTGGATTTGCAGGATTGGGCAAGACAACACTTGCCAAGGCGGTGTATAACCAGCTTCAATCCCAGTTTGGTCCTAAGGCTTTTGTTCCAGTGGGTCGTAATCctaatttgaaaaatgtttttgAGGCAATTCTCCATGGACTTAGCAAAGAATCGAATGCAGAAAACTTAAACGAAATGCAGCTCATCAACAAAATCCGAGGATTGCTCAAGAACATG AGGTACTTCATAGTAATCGATGATATATGGGATTCCCCAGCATGGAATCTTATTAAATGTGCTCTTCCAAATGACGATTGTGGCAGTTGTGTGGTGACAACTACAAGGATTCGCTCTGTTGCGGATGACTGTTACAAACACAGCAGAGGATATGTTCATGAGATGAAACCACTAAATGGCCAAGACTCGAAAAACCTATTTGTTTGTAGAATGTTTGGTTCCCCTAAAGTACCAGAAGATATTTCAAATGATATTCTGAAAAAATGTGGTGGCTTGCCCCTTGCTATTATTAGTATAGCAAGTCTTCTCGCACATAACCAAAGGCCAGGATGGGATTCTATAAGGAATTCTTTGGTGTCTGTGTTTGAAGAAAATCATGATGATCTTAAAGATATGAAGCAAATATTGGATCTTAGCTACATGCATCTCCCTCATCATCTTAAGACATGCCTTCTTGATATTGGGAAGTACCAAGAGGACCAGGAGATAGAGAAGGAGGATATGTTGAGGCAATGGACAGCTCAAGGTTTTGTGAGTGCAACTCGTGTGCGTGATGCAGAGGATGTCGCAGAAGACTACTTCTATGAACTCATCAACATGAGCATGATCCAACCTGGCAAGATGGACTTCGATGAGGTGTTGTCTTGCAGAGTGCATGATATAATGCTTGACCTTATCAGATCCAAGGCCACGGAAGAGAATTTCAATCTTTTAATAGATGGGCCAAAAGTTGTTAGAGGGGAACACAAAAGGGTCCGTCGAGTGGCCATTTACTATGATGGCGAAGAAGATGGCGGAATACTGGCAGCAATCAATGATGGATCACTATCGCATGTTCGATCAGTCTTACTTTTCAGAGGGTGTCTTGTGCCTTCTTTTCTGGTGCTGAAGTATATCCGAGTTCTTCAGCTTGAAGGTGAAAGAGGCCAGAGTCTAGACCTCACTGGTATCCGTGCATTATTTCTACTAAGGTATCTAAAGATTTATTGCAAGAAAGGTTTGACGCTACCTAGACAAATTGGCGAGCTACAACAATTGGAGACATTACAAGTTGAAGGGTTAAATGAACTGGCATTTCTCCCATCAGATATTTTTACTTGGCCGCGGTTGTCACATATTAGTTATTTAGATGGTGTCGTGTTGCCTGACGGGATTAGTGGCTTGAAATCTCTGCGCACTCTGCGAGGTATTGCTTTTTTGGAAAGCTCAGTGGACAATATCAAGGGCCTTGGCGAGCTGACCAAATTGAGGGAACTTGAGATGTTTTCGGAACTTCGGATCTGTAATGAATCGGATAAATTCGAGTGGGACATGCATATTGATGCCTTGCGCTCTTCCATTGTAAAGCTTTCGGGTAGTCTCAGGAGTCTTACTATCGGAGAAGGATGCCTCACCTTGCTACCGGTCCATGGGTGGAGCAGCACACTAACCCCACCTCGCCATCTTCAGAAACTCAATCTGTCTAGCTGCGATTTCCGAAGAATCCCCGAGTGGATCTCTCAGCTCCGTGAGCTCTACAGTTTAACACTTTTCGTCAGGGAGCTGGCTGATAGTGTCAGTATCGTTGCAGGGTTGCCTTCCCTTGCATACTTAGAACTGGAGGTTGGCCCTATCAATTTGCAGTCCTCCAAGGAGAAGGTAATCATCTCAGGTAGGGAATTTGGAGCGCTCAAGCACCTGATTTTGCGATGTCCCAATCTGTCGCTGGAATTCAAGGAAGGTGCTCTGCCCAGGCTGGAGAAGCTCCACATATGCTTCCGTTACTTCATGTCTGCTGAATTCCTACCGGTTGGCATTAAGCACTTGCCAGTTGGCACTCTTCCGGAAATCCGTTTAACGATGGTGTCCACGGAAGATACGGGGAAAGTGGCTTGCCATATCGAACAACTCAAGGCAGTTATTCGGCTACGGTTGAAGAGAGCATTTGAGCTGCATCATGCTACTGCCGACATCACTGTGGAGTCGTGA
- the LOC119279014 gene encoding disease resistance protein RGA5-like isoform X3, whose translation MLQNCIVVVKRIIVSEHTVDDRFFDCEVKNLMKVSHLNVVRFLGFCSNTHREAIQFPGSADFVFVQKRERLLCFEYINNGSLDKHITDELRGLEWSVRYEIIKGILHGLRYLHMEINIIHMDLKPSNIMLDNDMVPKITDFGLSRLAKITHTSGTRFITHGYCAPEYENCGKMSKKVDMYSLGVIIIELVTGRKGDPNKTNVLRRWRHRWNNSPMHSLRSQCQQVTRCLDIGAHCRKKEPEDRPSISAIIDILSNSESMDEHIDQISLCMDDDMLGINPLELRFPFELQKQMSSMVMLINKTKNYYAFNIETPGKQYRTEPNKGILSPQSEDTIQITLEIQETTPHDLPYSDNFIVQSTKVNGDFRAEDITKYMFQKEPVEVDEVNLTVVVYENEGPKEDLKIREDTKKKQKSMIESALSTDKPGVNTTHEAEAIHMEINSISYKYARGQCIKQPERLSFLTTPRLLCNQQTNMSDRAVDLVTGAMGSLHHKLDDLLKEEYNLEKSMKGEIDFLSEELRDMQLAIRKVSGVHRHNLDDDVMHWVDTVREMSYDIEDVVDGFLVHDEPPSNTSFFRGLIEHMFNHFKWGKTHNPIEDAVKDIKKQVEVVAERRKRWKVDETMANVASKITIDPRISAIYKDQKELVGIKEPSNVLIQWLSDKDGAMDVSKQQLKIVSIVGFAGLGKTTLAKAVYNQLQSQFGPKAFVPVGRNPNLKNVFEAILHGLSKESNAENLNEMQLINKIRGLLKNMRYFIVIDDIWDSPAWNLIKCALPNDDCGSCVVTTTRIRSVADDCYKHSRGYVHEMKPLNGQDSKNLFVCRMFGSPKVPEDISNDILKKCGGLPLAIISIASLLAHNQRPGWDSIRNSLVSVFEENHDDLKDMKQILDLSYMHLPHHLKTCLLDIGKYQEDQEIEKEDMLRQWTAQGFVSATRVRDAEDVAEDYFYELINMSMIQPGKMDFDEVLSCRVHDIMLDLIRSKATEENFNLLIDGPKVVRGEHKRVRRVAIYYDGEEDGGILAAINDGSLSHVRSVLLFRGCLVPSFLVLKYIRVLQLEGERGQSLDLTGIRALFLLRYLKIYCKKGLTLPRQIGELQQLETLQVEGLNELAFLPSDIFTWPRLSHISYLDGVVLPDGISGLKSLRTLRGIAFLESSVDNIKGLGELTKLRELEMFSELRICNESDKFEWDMHIDALRSSIVKLSGSLRSLTIGEGCLTLLPVHGWSSTLTPPRHLQKLNLSSCDFRRIPEWISQLRELYSLTLFVRELADSVSIVAGLPSLAYLELEVGPINLQSSKEKVIISGREFKEGALPRLEKLHICFRYFMSAEFLPVGIKHLPVGTLPEIRLTMVSTEDTGKVACHIEQLKAVIRLRLKRAFELHHATADITVES comes from the exons ATGCTCCAAAATTGTATTGTTGTCGTGAAGAGGATAATTGTGAGTGAACACACAGTGGATGACAGGTTTTTTGATTGCGAGGTTAAAAACTTGATGAAAGTTAGCCATCTGAATGTAGTCCGCTTTCTTGGCTTCTGTTCAAATACACACCGCGAAGCAATACAATTTCCAGGATCAGCAGATTTCGTTTTCGTCCAGAAAAGAGAAAGGTTACTATGTTTCGAGTATATCAACAATGGAAGCCTTGATAAACATATTACCG ATGAATTGAGAGGGCTTGAATGGAGTGTACGGTATGAAATAATCAAGGGGATTTTACATGGTTTGCGTTACCTTCATATGGAGATTAACATTATCCATATGGACCTCAAACCTAGTAATATAATGCTAGACAATGATATGGTGCCAAAGATAACTGATTTTGGTCTATCAAGACTTGCTAAGATCACACATACCAGTGGTACCCGTTTTATAACACA TGGATACTGTGCTCCAGAATACGAGAACTGTGGGAAGATGTCAAAAAAGGTTGACATGTATAGCTTGGGAGTTATAATCATTGAACTCGTAACAGGACGTAAGGGTGATCCAAATAAGACTAAT GTGCTTCGAAGGTGGAGACACAGGTGGAACAATTCACCAATGCATTCACTACGTTCACAATGCCAGCAAGTAACTAGATGCTTGGATATAGGGGCACACTGCAGGAAAAAAGAACCAGAAGATAGACCTTCTATATCAGCTATAATCGATATTCTCAGCAACAGTGAAAGCATGGATGAGCACATTGATCAG ATCAGCCTTTGCATGGATGATGACATGCTTGGAATCAACCCGCTCGAACTAAGGTTTCCCTTCGAGCTTCAAAAGCAGATGTCATCCATGGTAATGCTAATCAACAAGACAAAGAATTACTATGCTTTCAATATCGAAACGCCAGGCAAGCAGTACCGTACAGAACCAAACAAAGGCATTCTGTCACCACAATCCGAGGATACTATCCAGATAACACTGGAAATACAAGAGACTACACCGCACGATCTGCCGTACTCCGACAATTTTATAGTGCAAAGCACAAAAGTCAATGGGGATTTTAGGGCCGAGGATATCACCAAATACATGTTCCAAAAAGAGCCAGTTGAAGTGGATGAGGTAAATTTGACGGTTGTAGTATATGAGAATGAGGGACCTAAGGAAGATCTCAAGATTCGTGAAGATACCAAG AAGAAACAAAAATCGATGATTGAATCTGCTTTGAGCACGGACAAACCTGGCGTTAACACAACTCACGAAGCAGAGGCCATTCACATG GAGATAAATTCTATCAGCTACAAATATGCACGAGGACAATGTATCAAGCAACCAGAGCGTCTTAGTTTCCTCACAACTCCTAGACTTTTGTGTAATCAGCAGACCAACATGAGCGACAGAGCCGTGGATCTTGTAACTGGGGCCATGGGCAGCCTACACCATAAGCTTGACGATCTCCTCAAGGAAGAGTACAATCTAGAGAAAAGCATGAAGGGAGAAATAGATTTTCTATCAGAAGAGCTGAGGGATATGCAGCTAGCCATCCGGAAGGTGTCGGGGGTACATCGGCACAACCTTGACGATGATGTCATGCACTGGGTTGACACTGTCAGGGAGATGTCATATGACATTGAGGATGTTGTTGATGGTTTCCTGGTACACGATGAGCCTCCATCTAACACAAGCTTCTTCAGGGGGCTCATTGAGCACATGTTCAACCACTTCAAGTGGGGCAAGACTCACAATCCAATTGAAGATGCTGTCAAAGATATCAAGAAACAAGTTGAGGTTGTGGCTGAAAGACGTAAAAGGTGGAAGGTTGATGAAACAATGGCTAATGTAGCTTCCAAAATTACCATCGACCCTCGCATTTCGGCTATATACAAAGATCAGAAAGAACTTGTTGGCATCAAAGAGCCAAGTAATGTGCTAATTCAGTGGCTTTCTGATAAGGATGGGGCTATGGACGTGTCAAAACAGCAACTCAAGATAGTCTCTATCGTTGGATTTGCAGGATTGGGCAAGACAACACTTGCCAAGGCGGTGTATAACCAGCTTCAATCCCAGTTTGGTCCTAAGGCTTTTGTTCCAGTGGGTCGTAATCctaatttgaaaaatgtttttgAGGCAATTCTCCATGGACTTAGCAAAGAATCGAATGCAGAAAACTTAAACGAAATGCAGCTCATCAACAAAATCCGAGGATTGCTCAAGAACATG AGGTACTTCATAGTAATCGATGATATATGGGATTCCCCAGCATGGAATCTTATTAAATGTGCTCTTCCAAATGACGATTGTGGCAGTTGTGTGGTGACAACTACAAGGATTCGCTCTGTTGCGGATGACTGTTACAAACACAGCAGAGGATATGTTCATGAGATGAAACCACTAAATGGCCAAGACTCGAAAAACCTATTTGTTTGTAGAATGTTTGGTTCCCCTAAAGTACCAGAAGATATTTCAAATGATATTCTGAAAAAATGTGGTGGCTTGCCCCTTGCTATTATTAGTATAGCAAGTCTTCTCGCACATAACCAAAGGCCAGGATGGGATTCTATAAGGAATTCTTTGGTGTCTGTGTTTGAAGAAAATCATGATGATCTTAAAGATATGAAGCAAATATTGGATCTTAGCTACATGCATCTCCCTCATCATCTTAAGACATGCCTTCTTGATATTGGGAAGTACCAAGAGGACCAGGAGATAGAGAAGGAGGATATGTTGAGGCAATGGACAGCTCAAGGTTTTGTGAGTGCAACTCGTGTGCGTGATGCAGAGGATGTCGCAGAAGACTACTTCTATGAACTCATCAACATGAGCATGATCCAACCTGGCAAGATGGACTTCGATGAGGTGTTGTCTTGCAGAGTGCATGATATAATGCTTGACCTTATCAGATCCAAGGCCACGGAAGAGAATTTCAATCTTTTAATAGATGGGCCAAAAGTTGTTAGAGGGGAACACAAAAGGGTCCGTCGAGTGGCCATTTACTATGATGGCGAAGAAGATGGCGGAATACTGGCAGCAATCAATGATGGATCACTATCGCATGTTCGATCAGTCTTACTTTTCAGAGGGTGTCTTGTGCCTTCTTTTCTGGTGCTGAAGTATATCCGAGTTCTTCAGCTTGAAGGTGAAAGAGGCCAGAGTCTAGACCTCACTGGTATCCGTGCATTATTTCTACTAAGGTATCTAAAGATTTATTGCAAGAAAGGTTTGACGCTACCTAGACAAATTGGCGAGCTACAACAATTGGAGACATTACAAGTTGAAGGGTTAAATGAACTGGCATTTCTCCCATCAGATATTTTTACTTGGCCGCGGTTGTCACATATTAGTTATTTAGATGGTGTCGTGTTGCCTGACGGGATTAGTGGCTTGAAATCTCTGCGCACTCTGCGAGGTATTGCTTTTTTGGAAAGCTCAGTGGACAATATCAAGGGCCTTGGCGAGCTGACCAAATTGAGGGAACTTGAGATGTTTTCGGAACTTCGGATCTGTAATGAATCGGATAAATTCGAGTGGGACATGCATATTGATGCCTTGCGCTCTTCCATTGTAAAGCTTTCGGGTAGTCTCAGGAGTCTTACTATCGGAGAAGGATGCCTCACCTTGCTACCGGTCCATGGGTGGAGCAGCACACTAACCCCACCTCGCCATCTTCAGAAACTCAATCTGTCTAGCTGCGATTTCCGAAGAATCCCCGAGTGGATCTCTCAGCTCCGTGAGCTCTACAGTTTAACACTTTTCGTCAGGGAGCTGGCTGATAGTGTCAGTATCGTTGCAGGGTTGCCTTCCCTTGCATACTTAGAACTGGAGGTTGGCCCTATCAATTTGCAGTCCTCCAAGGAGAAGGTAATCATCTCAGGTAG GGAATTCAAGGAAGGTGCTCTGCCCAGGCTGGAGAAGCTCCACATATGCTTCCGTTACTTCATGTCTGCTGAATTCCTACCGGTTGGCATTAAGCACTTGCCAGTTGGCACTCTTCCGGAAATCCGTTTAACGATGGTGTCCACGGAAGATACGGGGAAAGTGGCTTGCCATATCGAACAACTCAAGGCAGTTATTCGGCTACGGTTGAAGAGAGCATTTGAGCTGCATCATGCTACTGCCGACATCACTGTGGAGTCGTGA